From Thermodesulfobacteriota bacterium, one genomic window encodes:
- the prmC gene encoding peptide chain release factor N(5)-glutamine methyltransferase, which produces MTLKEAYLIGKDKIKGAGIDNPGLETSLLISKVFGINKIDIYTQPEIEIGWESLREFEEIIARRVGREPIAYILGEKEFYSRQFFVGSEVLIPRPETEKLVEEALNIIRNISSPHIIDVGTGSGCIAITIGSERSDSMIIASDISLDAILVAKENAKRLDVHNISFVHSDFLNFVKERSFDIVVSNPPYISETELCRLEPDIRDFEPIVALHGGEDGLDCIRRVASDAISVLKNGGWCIMEIGASHNEEAIGIFKVIGYRDISLLDDLSGIKRVIKGRWII; this is translated from the coding sequence ATGACTCTGAAAGAAGCCTACTTGATTGGAAAAGATAAAATTAAGGGTGCTGGCATTGATAACCCCGGCCTAGAGACGTCTTTACTCATTTCTAAGGTATTTGGGATAAATAAAATTGATATTTATACTCAGCCGGAGATTGAGATAGGATGGGAGAGCTTAAGAGAATTTGAAGAAATAATCGCGAGAAGGGTAGGGAGAGAACCCATCGCGTATATTCTGGGTGAAAAAGAGTTTTACTCAAGACAATTTTTTGTTGGGTCCGAGGTTCTTATTCCTAGACCGGAAACTGAAAAACTGGTGGAGGAAGCTTTAAATATTATCAGGAATATTTCTTCACCGCATATAATTGATGTCGGGACTGGAAGCGGATGCATTGCTATTACTATTGGAAGTGAGCGTAGTGATTCGATGATTATTGCCTCTGATATTTCACTTGATGCAATTTTGGTGGCTAAGGAGAATGCTAAAAGACTAGATGTGCACAATATCTCTTTCGTCCATTCGGATTTTTTGAATTTCGTTAAGGAGAGGTCCTTTGATATTGTTGTTTCGAATCCGCCTTATATATCGGAAACCGAATTATGTCGACTCGAACCGGATATCAGAGATTTTGAGCCGATTGTGGCTCTCCACGGGGGAGAAGATGGTTTGGATTGCATAAGGCGTGTCGCTTCGGATGCGATTTCTGTACTAAAAAATGGTGGATGGTGTATCATGGAGATAGGGGCAAGTCATAATGAAGAGGCAATAGGAATATTTAAAGTGATTGGCTATCGAGATATATCACTTTTAGATGATCTTTCTGGGATTAAAAGGGTAATTAAAGGTAGATGGATAATATAG